A segment of the Streptomyces sp. ITFR-21 genome:
GTACAAGGCCGGCTGCGTGCGCGGCCGACCGGGCGGCGCCCGGTCCGGTCCCCTTGATTGGAGCGCACTCCAAGGGCTTGGCTGGGGAACCATGGAGTACACACAGCTCGGCCGTACGGGCCTCAAGGTCAGCCGCCTGGTGCTCGGCACCATGAACTTCGGCCCGCAGACCGACGAGACCGACAGCCACTCGATCATGGACGCGGCGCTGGCCGCGGGCGTCAACTACTTCGACACCGCCAACGTCTACGGCTGGGGTGAGAACAAGGGCCGTACCGAGGAGATCATCGGCAGCTGGTTCGCCAAGGGCGGTGACCGGCGCGACAAGACCGTGCTGGCCACCAAGGTCTACGGGAACATGGCCCCCGACGGCGACTCCTGGCCGAACCACGAGAAACTGTCCGCGGTCAGCATCCGCCGGGCGGTGGAGGCCAGCCTCAGGCGGCTGGGCACCGACTACATCGACATCTACCAGTTCCACCACGTCGACCGGGCGACGCCGTGGGAGGAGATCTGGCAGGCGGTCGACGTCCTGGTGCAGCAGGGCAAGATCCTCTACGCCGGGTCGAGCAACTTCGCCGGCTGGCACATCGCACTGGCCAACGAGACGGCCGCCCGGCGCGGCTCGCTCGGCCTGGTCAGCGAGCAGTGCCTGTACAACCTGGCGGAGCGGCGGGCCGAGATGGAGGTGATCCCGGCGGCGGAGCACTACGGCCTCGGGGTGATCCCCTGGTCGCCGCTGCAGGGCGGCCTGCTCGGCGGGGCGCTGCGCAAGCAGCGCGAGGGCGGCGGCGCCCGGTCGACGACCGGCCGGTCCGCGGACTCGCTCAGGTCGGAGGAGCAGCGCGCGCAGATCCAGGCGTACGAGGACCTGTGCGACAAGCACGGCGTGCAGCCCGGTGACGTCGGCCTGGCCTGGCTGCTGACCCGCCCGGGGGTGACCGGCCCGATCGTCGGCCCGCGCACCCAGGACCAGCTGGACTCGGCGCTGCGGGCGGTGGAGCTGAAGCTCTCCGCCGAGCTGCTGACCGGGCTGGAGGAGATCTTCCCCGGCCCCGGCCCGTCCCCGGAGGCTTTCGCCTGGTGACGGCGGTGGCGCGGCCGGCTCAGCGGACCGCGGCGGCGACGACCACCGCCACGAGCATCAGGACGAAGGCGGCGGTCATCACTCGGGTACGGGTCTTGGGGTCCACGCCCCGAGGTTAACCGCCGCTCCCGGCGGCCCCGGCGACCGGGGGCGGGGCGCCGGGGCGCGGGCGCCGGCGCCGGCGCCGGCGGACGGGCGAGTACCCGAGGACCCGGGCCTCCGGGCCGGGGAGCCCCCGGGCCAGGCGGCGACCGCTCATCCGGCCGCGGTGAGGTTCCTGGAGCGGCCGGCGTCGTCCCCGCCCTCCGGGCCCCCGCCGTCCCGTGCGCCGGCCGGTCCGCCGCCCGTACGGGTGACGTCGCCGCCGGCCGGGCCGGTGGTGGTCCCGTCGGCCGGGCCGTCGGTGGTCCCGTCGGCGGTCCGGTCCCGGCCGCCGGGTATGGACGTCTCCTCGTCGGGACCGACGGGAGCCGCGGCGGGCGCGCCGGCCCCGTCACGCGGGACGAAGGCCACGAGCGGCCGTCCGCCGGTACGCCGCAGGCTCACCCGCAGCCGCAGGCCGCCCGCGCGGGCCAGCGCCATGCCGACGCCGACCGCCGAGGCCGCCGCGATCAGGCCGCCGGACAGGAAGCCGATCCGGGGACCGTAGGTGTCGGTGACCCAGCCCATGACGGGGCCGCCGATCGGGGTGCCGCCGACGAACACCATCATGTAGAGGCTCATCACCCGGCCGCGCATCACCGGGTCGGTGGCCAGCTGCACGCTCGCGTTCGCGGTGGTGTTGAAGGTCAGCCCGAAGACGCCGATCGGCACCAGCAGCAGGGCGAACAGCCAGTAGGTGGGCGCGACCGAGGCCAGCGCCTCCAGCAGCCCGAACAGCAGCGCGGCGGCGACCAGCATCCGCAGCCGGGTCCTGGTCCGCCGGGCCGCGAGCAGCGCGCCGAGCAGCGATCCGGCCGCGATCAGCGAGTTGAGCAGGCCGTACGTGCCGGCGCCGCTGTCGAAGACCTTGTTGGCGAAGGCGGACAGCCAGATCGGGAAGTTGAAGCCGAAGGTGCCGACGAATCCGACGAGCACGATCGGCCAGACGAGTTCCGGCCGGCCGGCGACGTAGCGCAGTCCCTCGCGCAGCTGGCCCTTGCCGCCGCGTGGCGCCCGTTCGATCGTGTGCAGCTGGGCGGTGTTCATCAGCAGCAGGCCGGTCAGCGGGGCCAGGAAGGACAGGCCGTTGATCAGGAAGGCGTAGCCGCTGCCGACGGCGGTGATCAGCACGCCCGCGACGGCGGGGCCGACCAGCCGGGCGGCCTGGAAGTTGGCGGCGTTCAGCGAGACCGCGTTGCGCATCACCTTGGGGCCGACCATCTCCACCACGAAGGTCTGCCGGGTGGGGTTGTCGACGACGGTGACCACGCCGAGCAGGAACGCGATGGTGTAGACCTGCCAGACCTCGACGAGGCCGCCCAGCGTCAGCCCGGCCAGCGTCAGGCCGAGGGCGCCGAGAGCGGCCTGGGTACACAGCAGGATCTGCCGTTTGGGGTAACGGTCGGCGATGACGCCGCCGTACAGCCCGAAGAGCAGCATCGGCAGGAACTGC
Coding sequences within it:
- a CDS encoding aldo/keto reductase; this encodes MEYTQLGRTGLKVSRLVLGTMNFGPQTDETDSHSIMDAALAAGVNYFDTANVYGWGENKGRTEEIIGSWFAKGGDRRDKTVLATKVYGNMAPDGDSWPNHEKLSAVSIRRAVEASLRRLGTDYIDIYQFHHVDRATPWEEIWQAVDVLVQQGKILYAGSSNFAGWHIALANETAARRGSLGLVSEQCLYNLAERRAEMEVIPAAEHYGLGVIPWSPLQGGLLGGALRKQREGGGARSTTGRSADSLRSEEQRAQIQAYEDLCDKHGVQPGDVGLAWLLTRPGVTGPIVGPRTQDQLDSALRAVELKLSAELLTGLEEIFPGPGPSPEAFAW
- a CDS encoding MFS transporter, translating into MRRTTGTFSAFKIRNYRLFATGAVISNTGTWMSRIAQDWLVLSITGSSFAVGITTALQFLPMLLFGLYGGVIADRYPKRQILLCTQAALGALGLTLAGLTLGGLVEVWQVYTIAFLLGVVTVVDNPTRQTFVVEMVGPKVMRNAVSLNAANFQAARLVGPAVAGVLITAVGSGYAFLINGLSFLAPLTGLLLMNTAQLHTIERAPRGGKGQLREGLRYVAGRPELVWPIVLVGFVGTFGFNFPIWLSAFANKVFDSGAGTYGLLNSLIAAGSLLGALLAARRTRTRLRMLVAAALLFGLLEALASVAPTYWLFALLLVPIGVFGLTFNTTANASVQLATDPVMRGRVMSLYMMVFVGGTPIGGPVMGWVTDTYGPRIGFLSGGLIAAASAVGVGMALARAGGLRLRVSLRRTGGRPLVAFVPRDGAGAPAAAPVGPDEETSIPGGRDRTADGTTDGPADGTTTGPAGGDVTRTGGGPAGARDGGGPEGGDDAGRSRNLTAAG